One segment of Anatilimnocola aggregata DNA contains the following:
- a CDS encoding 3-hydroxyacyl-ACP dehydratase FabZ family protein, whose amino-acid sequence MAQQDFLVDLSTIDFSRPMATLEEIRKFNPQRFEMEQLTAVVHVDETSYLSVGYKDTSVDDFWVRGHFPALAIMPGVVMLESIAQLCSFVTQKYDLLGSEIVGFGGLEEVRFRDPVFPGDRFLVMCKLEKVRRGRMIVCTFQGAVNDRLCIEGTLKGVPIPVSALQEYQKTRGAKA is encoded by the coding sequence GTGGCCCAGCAAGACTTTTTGGTTGACTTGTCGACGATCGATTTCAGCCGCCCCATGGCGACGCTGGAGGAAATTCGTAAATTCAACCCGCAACGCTTCGAAATGGAGCAGTTGACGGCCGTTGTCCACGTCGATGAGACGAGCTATCTGAGCGTTGGCTACAAAGACACGTCGGTCGACGATTTCTGGGTCCGCGGCCACTTCCCCGCTTTGGCCATCATGCCCGGCGTGGTCATGCTCGAATCGATCGCCCAGCTGTGCAGCTTCGTAACGCAAAAGTACGACCTGCTCGGCAGTGAAATCGTCGGCTTCGGCGGCCTAGAAGAAGTGCGATTTCGCGATCCGGTGTTTCCCGGCGATCGCTTCCTCGTCATGTGCAAGCTGGAAAAAGTTCGTCGCGGCCGGATGATTGTCTGCACCTTTCAGGGCGCGGTGAACGATCGACTGTGCATCGAGGGAACGCTCAAAGGCGTGCCGATTCCGGTCTCGGCCTTGCAAGAGTATCAGAAAACACGCGGCGCTAAAGCCTAA
- a CDS encoding TrmH family RNA methyltransferase, which yields MSEPFEHLRHKPPTALERPRELIIVCAPLRSNVNLSNMLRTAGCCGITRVVACGNPSIHKSIARDGGEQVELEVHRTLLPVLKQLKEEGYPLIGLEQTTGAHNLHTYQFPRKAALVLGNERLGLTEEQLQWMDACVEIPVYGLPFSYNVATSAALAMYEYCRQYPQG from the coding sequence ATGTCCGAACCGTTCGAACATCTGCGCCACAAGCCGCCGACGGCTCTGGAGCGACCGCGCGAGTTGATCATTGTCTGCGCGCCGCTACGCAGCAATGTGAACCTGTCGAACATGCTCCGCACCGCGGGCTGCTGCGGCATCACGCGGGTCGTAGCGTGCGGCAATCCCAGCATTCACAAATCGATTGCCCGCGATGGCGGCGAACAAGTCGAACTGGAAGTGCATCGCACGTTGCTTCCGGTCCTCAAGCAGTTAAAGGAAGAGGGCTATCCACTTATCGGCTTAGAACAGACCACCGGTGCCCACAACTTGCACACGTATCAGTTCCCGCGCAAAGCGGCGCTCGTACTCGGCAACGAACGACTCGGGCTGACCGAAGAGCAGCTCCAGTGGATGGATGCCTGCGTCGAGATTCCCGTCTATGGCCTGCCGTTCAGCTACAACGTGGCCACTTCGGCAGCACTCGCCATGTACGAGTACTGCCGGCAATATCCGCAGGGCTAA
- a CDS encoding CPBP family intramembrane glutamic endopeptidase, with product MPALPHRANLIAVLFAMTYPTLLTWVYFTLLKDSPSTWQQAAFGIGKVIQFAFPAVWVFCIQRRPLALPQLPTRGLGLALLIGIAQLIAGLAVYYFWLKSSGVFTAPVQEMLAKLRGFGLDWRAGFVALAIGYSLVHSWLEEYYWRWFVLNELRPREELSDATSSATISAATWRAIAISSVAFMAHHVLVLAGYFRWDSPWTYILSLCVGSGGAIFGWLYVRSRSIYAPWLAHACADAVIFLIGYDLLGSQLK from the coding sequence ATGCCTGCACTGCCTCACCGCGCGAATCTCATCGCCGTTTTATTCGCGATGACTTACCCCACGTTACTCACGTGGGTCTATTTCACGTTGCTCAAAGATTCACCCAGCACGTGGCAGCAAGCGGCGTTCGGCATTGGCAAAGTGATTCAATTCGCCTTTCCCGCAGTCTGGGTGTTTTGTATCCAACGACGTCCACTAGCGTTGCCGCAGCTCCCAACGCGCGGGCTAGGTTTAGCGCTGCTAATTGGAATCGCACAACTGATCGCCGGGCTGGCAGTCTATTACTTCTGGCTCAAGTCGAGCGGTGTCTTCACTGCGCCCGTGCAAGAGATGTTGGCCAAGCTGAGGGGCTTTGGGCTGGACTGGCGCGCGGGATTTGTGGCGCTAGCGATTGGCTACTCGCTGGTTCATTCGTGGCTCGAAGAATACTACTGGCGCTGGTTCGTGCTGAATGAACTGCGACCGCGCGAAGAACTTTCTGATGCCACGAGCAGCGCGACGATATCCGCAGCGACCTGGCGGGCGATCGCAATTTCCAGCGTGGCCTTCATGGCCCATCACGTGCTAGTGCTCGCGGGCTATTTTCGCTGGGATTCGCCATGGACATATATCCTGTCGCTCTGCGTTGGCAGCGGCGGCGCGATCTTCGGCTGGCTTTATGTGCGGAGCCGATCAATCTATGCCCCGTGGCTGGCCCATGCGTGCGCCGATGCCGTGATCTTTCTCATTGGCTACGATCTGCTCGGCTCGCAGTTGAAGTAG
- a CDS encoding amidohydrolase family protein, translating to MNRRHFLSATAAALVAASHYHLQAEDKKFPTGDYVDMHTHLGQTWNTTQPLSAEELLRWMDAHKIAQAVVLPLVSPESSSYLLTSDFVLQQTSPFRDRLIPFCCVDPRTSYNGGAKGLLTMLEKYREAGAKGFGEHKPGVAIDDPRNMALYAACHELKWPLLFHLDNQRNLDKPGLPGLAKALEAHPDCKFIGHGPGWWASISGDTSQVDLGGYPKGKVAPGGAMDALMEKYPNLFADLSAGSGAGAISRDLEFGEQFLIRRQDRVMFGTDFLAPAQAVPQFDLFEQKLQLPAEVAQKIYRGNARRILGLS from the coding sequence ATGAATCGCCGTCATTTCCTCTCAGCCACCGCGGCCGCCCTCGTTGCCGCCAGTCACTATCACCTCCAGGCGGAAGACAAAAAATTCCCCACGGGCGACTACGTCGACATGCACACGCACTTGGGGCAAACGTGGAACACCACGCAGCCGTTAAGCGCGGAAGAATTGCTCCGCTGGATGGACGCTCATAAGATCGCGCAAGCCGTGGTGCTGCCGCTCGTGTCGCCCGAGTCTTCGAGCTATTTGCTGACGAGTGATTTCGTGCTGCAACAGACCAGCCCGTTTCGCGACCGGCTGATTCCCTTCTGCTGCGTCGATCCTCGCACCAGTTACAACGGCGGCGCGAAGGGCTTACTCACCATGCTCGAAAAATATCGCGAGGCGGGTGCCAAGGGTTTTGGCGAGCACAAGCCCGGTGTGGCCATCGACGACCCCCGCAACATGGCGTTGTATGCTGCCTGCCACGAACTGAAATGGCCGCTCTTGTTTCATCTCGACAATCAACGCAATCTCGATAAGCCCGGGCTTCCCGGACTGGCCAAAGCGCTCGAAGCACATCCCGACTGCAAGTTCATCGGTCATGGGCCGGGTTGGTGGGCGTCGATTAGCGGCGATACTTCGCAGGTCGATCTCGGCGGTTATCCCAAGGGAAAAGTCGCCCCTGGTGGTGCGATGGACGCGCTCATGGAAAAATATCCGAACCTGTTTGCCGATCTGTCCGCCGGCAGTGGTGCCGGGGCCATTAGTCGCGACCTGGAATTTGGCGAACAATTTTTAATTCGTCGACAAGACCGCGTGATGTTCGGCACCGACTTTCTAGCACCAGCCCAAGCGGTCCCGCAGTTCGATCTGTTCGAACAAAAGCTGCAGCTGCCGGCCGAAGTGGCGCAGAAGATTTATCGCGGTAATGCCCGCCGGATTCTGGGACTCTCGTAA
- a CDS encoding glycosyltransferase, which produces MDFWPLVLLVLHWAVLVLAIFTAVFSVLMVLLLAYSDRCVRRLAEVPLPADSAQPLPRISLIAGAKDEERNIEEAVRSLVAIDYPNLQITLVNDRSRDQTGAILSRLAAEYPQLNVVHVTELPAGWLGKNHALQLGADHSDGQWLLFTDADIVFERTALRRAISYAVTNQVDHLAATPDVNMNSWLLQAFVVTFSIFFTIFVKPWLIRNPNSSAHVGIGAFNLIRASVYQQIGRHEPIRMRPDDDMKLGKIVKQSGHKQDLVHGMGMIAVEWYSSLNEIIVGLEKNAFSGVDYRIWHTVLSSLFLLTMHVWPFLAVWIVPGPARWFYVAAVVVQLFMVARFARTMSIPLSTAFGFPLTVAIFTYIQWRAMILTFVRGGIRWRDTHYSLAELRANRV; this is translated from the coding sequence ATGGATTTCTGGCCACTGGTGCTCCTCGTCCTTCACTGGGCTGTTCTTGTTCTCGCGATCTTCACGGCAGTCTTTTCCGTTCTGATGGTCCTGCTGCTGGCCTATAGCGACCGCTGCGTCCGTCGCCTGGCCGAAGTGCCACTCCCAGCTGACTCCGCGCAGCCGCTGCCGCGCATTTCGCTCATCGCGGGTGCCAAGGACGAAGAGCGGAACATCGAAGAGGCCGTTCGCTCGCTGGTGGCCATCGATTATCCGAACCTGCAGATCACGCTCGTCAACGATCGCTCGCGCGATCAGACGGGAGCGATCCTCTCGCGCCTGGCCGCCGAGTATCCGCAGCTGAACGTCGTGCACGTGACGGAACTGCCCGCCGGTTGGCTCGGCAAGAATCATGCGCTGCAACTCGGGGCCGATCACTCGGACGGCCAGTGGTTACTCTTCACCGATGCCGACATCGTGTTCGAACGAACCGCACTCCGCCGCGCCATTAGCTACGCCGTCACAAATCAGGTCGACCATCTCGCCGCGACCCCCGACGTCAACATGAACTCCTGGCTGCTGCAGGCGTTCGTGGTTACCTTTTCGATCTTCTTCACGATCTTCGTCAAGCCGTGGCTGATTCGTAATCCAAACAGCTCCGCGCACGTCGGCATCGGCGCGTTCAACCTGATTCGCGCCAGCGTTTATCAACAGATTGGGAGACACGAACCGATCCGCATGCGCCCCGATGACGACATGAAACTCGGCAAAATTGTGAAGCAGAGCGGGCACAAGCAAGACCTGGTGCATGGGATGGGGATGATCGCCGTCGAGTGGTACAGTTCGCTGAACGAGATCATCGTCGGCCTCGAGAAGAACGCCTTCTCCGGCGTCGACTATCGAATCTGGCACACGGTCCTTTCTTCCCTCTTCCTCCTCACCATGCATGTCTGGCCGTTCCTCGCGGTTTGGATTGTTCCCGGTCCAGCGCGGTGGTTCTATGTGGCCGCGGTGGTCGTTCAATTGTTCATGGTTGCCCGCTTTGCTCGCACGATGAGCATTCCCCTGAGCACCGCTTTCGGTTTCCCGCTCACGGTGGCGATCTTCACCTACATTCAATGGCGGGCGATGATTCTCACCTTCGTACGCGGCGGCATCCGCTGGCGCGATACGCATTACTCGCTGGCAGAACTGCGCGCGAATCGAGTGTGA
- a CDS encoding 3-keto-disaccharide hydrolase: MFNSLALVLLTLAGGEEGFTEPLADEKSPAEYGYGLSKEEALTGWIALFDGKTTFGWQDAKLEMNQNKAGSSRVLTAGTTTSPFHCYELRLNVVTAGTLQAGTAFSLPLKPGWQRVKCAHRLGQLQLKDGLAVGEFSLRPTQAVPLFNGKDLSGWRVLAYPKSRPDKTVSWKVQDGHIHALGGPGALEYHGAAKANGDVGTAPPLLQDFLLQADVRTAEAHTNGGIFLRNPPGTVMMGYETQLHNRVYDTRNGQGGCCTGSVDDRQHARKLVCRDCELFRLTTVIAGPHISIWVNGHQTCDWTDMREPNENPRRGLRLAGGTLQLQAHDPETNLEFHQLLLDRYETPK, translated from the coding sequence ATGTTCAATTCGCTGGCCCTCGTTCTGCTCACCCTTGCCGGTGGTGAGGAAGGCTTCACGGAGCCGCTGGCCGATGAGAAATCCCCGGCCGAGTATGGCTATGGTCTGAGCAAAGAGGAGGCGCTTACCGGTTGGATTGCCCTGTTCGACGGAAAGACGACGTTTGGTTGGCAAGACGCCAAACTAGAGATGAACCAGAACAAGGCCGGCTCGTCGCGCGTGCTAACCGCGGGAACCACGACGAGCCCGTTTCACTGTTATGAACTGCGCCTGAATGTCGTGACGGCTGGAACATTGCAGGCGGGGACTGCTTTCTCGCTTCCTCTCAAGCCTGGGTGGCAACGCGTCAAGTGTGCTCATCGATTGGGACAACTGCAATTGAAAGACGGTCTGGCGGTCGGTGAGTTCTCGCTGCGGCCCACTCAGGCAGTTCCCCTCTTCAACGGCAAAGACTTGAGTGGCTGGCGGGTGCTCGCCTACCCCAAATCTCGCCCCGACAAGACGGTGAGTTGGAAAGTTCAAGACGGGCACATTCACGCTCTCGGTGGTCCCGGCGCGCTGGAGTATCATGGTGCGGCAAAGGCCAACGGCGACGTTGGCACTGCTCCGCCGCTGCTGCAAGATTTTCTGTTGCAGGCCGATGTACGGACAGCGGAAGCCCACACCAACGGTGGCATCTTTCTGCGCAATCCGCCCGGCACAGTGATGATGGGCTACGAGACTCAGTTGCACAATCGCGTTTACGATACGCGCAACGGCCAAGGGGGCTGCTGCACGGGTTCGGTCGACGATCGCCAGCATGCGCGCAAATTGGTCTGCCGCGATTGTGAACTCTTTCGTTTGACGACGGTCATTGCTGGCCCGCACATTTCCATCTGGGTGAATGGCCATCAAACCTGCGACTGGACCGATATGCGCGAGCCGAACGAGAACCCGCGCCGCGGGCTGCGACTTGCCGGCGGCACACTGCAACTGCAAGCCCATGATCCGGAAACGAATCTGGAGTTTCATCAACTCCTGCTCGATCGCTACGAGACGCCGAAGTGA
- a CDS encoding SDR family oxidoreductase: MPAKTQPKRQIRPEQKQNRRPGLEAKMKPLPEVTRSSHAGSGKLQDQVAIITGGDSGIGRAVAVAFAKEGAHVAIVYLNEHDDARETEQQVREHGRECLLIPGDIGREAVCQKVVTQTLKKFGRLDILVNNAAEQHPQKSLADITAEQLERTFRTNIFSFFYLTKAALPRLDPGARIINTTSVTAYRGSPELLDYSATKGAIVTFTRSLAMQLVDKGIRVNGVAPGPIWTPLIPSTFAADKVKKFGSDVPMARAGEPAEVAPCFVFLAAEDSSYITGQILHPNGGEIVNG; the protein is encoded by the coding sequence ATGCCCGCCAAGACTCAGCCCAAACGCCAAATCCGTCCCGAACAAAAGCAGAACCGCCGTCCCGGTCTCGAAGCGAAGATGAAGCCATTGCCGGAAGTGACCCGGTCCTCACATGCCGGCAGCGGCAAGCTGCAAGATCAGGTGGCGATCATTACGGGGGGCGATAGCGGCATCGGCCGCGCCGTGGCCGTCGCCTTTGCCAAGGAAGGAGCGCACGTCGCGATTGTATATCTGAACGAGCACGACGATGCCCGCGAAACCGAACAGCAAGTGCGCGAGCATGGCCGCGAGTGCCTGCTGATTCCCGGCGACATTGGCCGCGAAGCTGTATGCCAGAAGGTGGTGACACAAACGCTGAAGAAGTTTGGCCGGCTCGACATTCTGGTGAATAATGCGGCCGAACAACACCCGCAGAAGTCGCTTGCCGACATCACCGCCGAACAACTGGAACGAACCTTTCGAACGAACATCTTTTCGTTCTTCTATCTGACCAAAGCGGCCCTACCGCGCTTGGATCCCGGCGCGCGGATCATCAACACGACTTCAGTCACGGCCTATCGCGGCAGTCCCGAGTTGCTCGATTACTCGGCGACGAAAGGGGCGATTGTCACGTTCACGCGCTCGCTGGCGATGCAGTTGGTCGACAAGGGAATCCGCGTGAATGGCGTTGCGCCGGGACCAATCTGGACGCCACTTATTCCTTCTACGTTTGCAGCGGACAAAGTGAAGAAGTTCGGCTCCGATGTGCCGATGGCCCGCGCCGGCGAACCGGCCGAAGTGGCTCCCTGCTTCGTGTTTCTCGCTGCTGAAGATTCCTCGTACATCACCGGGCAGATTTTGCATCCCAACGGCGGCGAAATTGTGAATGGGTGA
- a CDS encoding DUF1501 domain-containing protein: MLTIADPRPSRNCQGLARRDFLKIGALGSMGFGGLLTLPQLLAAKAAGSPLVRDKSVVLLFLSGGPSHIEFFDPKMSAPAEIRSVTGELQTKHPGITFGGTFPQLAERADKFTVVRSYGSGNSGHSYESVTTGGNTLKSALGAIYARVAGVNHPQTGIPNNILLLPEAVKEGLKLGSNFETGALPTLTQPGDLGPSFNAFNPAGGGQLKDNLELKIPAERLLDRRNLLAGLDRMKRDAEREIAVKGADEFQQQALDVITRGVAQAFDLKQESQATLERYDTSKVFRNEDVQRWGDMRRSTNLLGRQMLLARRLCEAGCGFVTVSDCGWDMHSNGNSPKFLGGMQPLGHQVDHAVSAFIDDVRERGLQEKILLVVTGEMGRTPRINNNGGRDHYGDLTPLLLFGGGLKMGQVIGQSDGQAARAAGKSYRPQNLLITLMNVLFDMGLLRLQTNIPRDVAKLGETAEPIDGLL, from the coding sequence ATGCTCACCATCGCCGATCCGCGGCCCAGCCGGAACTGCCAAGGGCTGGCTCGTCGTGACTTCCTCAAGATCGGTGCGCTCGGCTCGATGGGTTTCGGCGGGCTCCTCACGTTGCCGCAACTGTTGGCTGCCAAGGCTGCCGGTTCGCCCCTGGTGCGCGATAAGTCGGTGGTCCTGCTGTTCTTGTCGGGCGGGCCGTCCCACATCGAGTTCTTCGATCCCAAGATGTCGGCCCCCGCTGAGATTCGCAGCGTGACGGGCGAACTGCAGACCAAGCATCCCGGCATCACCTTCGGCGGCACCTTTCCCCAGTTGGCCGAACGGGCCGACAAGTTCACCGTTGTCCGCTCCTACGGTTCGGGCAACTCAGGGCACTCTTACGAATCGGTCACCACCGGCGGCAACACGCTCAAGTCGGCCCTCGGTGCCATTTACGCCCGCGTCGCCGGCGTGAATCATCCTCAGACCGGCATCCCGAACAACATCCTCCTGCTCCCCGAAGCAGTGAAGGAAGGGTTGAAGCTGGGCAGCAATTTCGAAACCGGCGCACTCCCCACACTCACGCAGCCCGGCGATTTGGGCCCGTCGTTCAATGCCTTCAATCCAGCTGGGGGCGGTCAACTCAAAGATAACCTGGAACTGAAGATTCCCGCCGAGCGTCTGCTCGATCGGCGCAACCTGCTGGCCGGTCTCGACCGGATGAAGCGCGACGCCGAGCGCGAAATCGCCGTCAAAGGTGCCGACGAATTCCAACAACAGGCGCTCGATGTCATCACTCGCGGCGTCGCGCAAGCTTTCGATCTCAAGCAGGAAAGCCAGGCCACGCTCGAGCGCTACGACACGTCGAAAGTCTTCCGCAACGAAGATGTGCAGCGCTGGGGCGATATGCGCCGCAGCACCAACTTGCTCGGCCGGCAGATGCTCCTCGCTCGCCGCTTGTGCGAAGCGGGTTGCGGGTTCGTCACCGTCAGCGATTGTGGCTGGGACATGCACAGCAACGGCAACAGCCCGAAGTTCCTCGGTGGCATGCAACCGCTGGGTCACCAGGTCGATCACGCTGTCAGTGCGTTCATCGACGACGTGCGCGAGCGCGGCCTGCAAGAGAAGATCCTGCTCGTTGTCACCGGCGAAATGGGGCGCACCCCGCGCATCAATAACAACGGCGGTCGCGATCACTACGGCGATCTGACTCCGCTGTTACTCTTCGGCGGCGGGCTGAAGATGGGGCAAGTCATCGGCCAGTCAGACGGCCAGGCAGCTCGCGCGGCGGGCAAGTCCTATCGCCCGCAGAACCTCCTCATCACGCTGATGAACGTCCTGTTCGACATGGGGCTCCTCCGCCTGCAAACCAACATCCCCCGCGACGTCGCCAAGCTGGGCGAAACGGCCGAACCCATCGACGGCCTCCTCTAG
- a CDS encoding 50S ribosomal protein bL37 → MAKPHRATKKANHGKRPANGKAKRAKRKLVRT, encoded by the coding sequence ATGGCGAAGCCCCATCGTGCCACAAAGAAAGCCAATCATGGCAAGCGCCCGGCCAACGGCAAGGCCAAGCGTGCCAAACGCAAATTGGTCCGTACCTAA
- a CDS encoding cytochrome B6: protein MKRLAITSAILCGVTLAGGFAFRAVGQPGAVPLPASRRDAVQEAQAPARPVQQRVEQLKTEHDLAIATSAKDPAPITRDLQKQPNQGQTLGFDFGRDGNGSARPMQPFEEIMTKESRAKADVMAAQKSYLAGRFNMRPRLDPKATMSRGKPLAVGPTAILPEGMRWEDFASMTPAEIREKGAFPYTALPHPLQTNGGQVFPQMQVQMFPRLQRFDVDFDLPEEFLPEFPPAIFLNNRPELGDVSQGEVVTINNYYRLFKGLLTPVQLDGLRMLVTPFPQEEFNPTDDRKTLEPSLGVTCFDCHVNGHTTAQFHLNPDTRPQERRMRLDTTSLRGVFNQQIHGSKRSLRSIEDFTEFEQRTAYFNGDQSHAAKKGMNIIDRVLVSNMAQMQNMLDFPPAPKLDVATGRLNPDKASDAELRGEAIFFGKGKCASCHSGAFYLDDKMHDLHLERFMYDEPGDGPIKTFTLRGIKDSPPYLHDGRCLTLEDTVEFFNIVLELKLTKDEKVDLVAFMRAL from the coding sequence ATGAAGAGACTAGCCATTACCTCAGCCATCCTGTGCGGCGTTACGCTGGCCGGTGGTTTTGCCTTCCGCGCGGTGGGACAACCGGGGGCTGTACCGCTGCCAGCGTCGCGTCGCGATGCCGTGCAGGAAGCTCAGGCTCCTGCTCGCCCGGTACAACAGCGAGTGGAGCAGTTGAAAACCGAACACGACCTGGCCATTGCAACGTCTGCCAAGGATCCCGCGCCCATCACGCGCGATTTGCAGAAGCAGCCCAACCAGGGACAAACCTTGGGGTTCGATTTCGGCCGCGATGGCAATGGCTCCGCACGGCCGATGCAGCCCTTCGAAGAAATCATGACGAAGGAATCGCGGGCCAAAGCAGACGTGATGGCCGCGCAGAAGTCTTACCTGGCCGGTCGCTTTAATATGCGGCCACGGCTCGATCCGAAAGCCACCATGTCGCGCGGCAAACCACTCGCAGTGGGACCGACGGCCATCCTGCCGGAAGGTATGCGCTGGGAAGACTTCGCCAGCATGACGCCTGCGGAGATTCGCGAGAAAGGAGCCTTTCCTTACACGGCGCTGCCTCATCCGCTGCAGACGAATGGTGGGCAAGTCTTCCCGCAGATGCAGGTCCAGATGTTTCCGAGGCTGCAACGGTTCGATGTCGATTTCGATCTGCCGGAAGAGTTTCTGCCCGAGTTTCCGCCCGCGATCTTCTTGAATAATCGTCCGGAACTCGGTGACGTTTCGCAGGGCGAAGTCGTCACGATCAACAACTATTATCGCCTCTTCAAAGGTCTGCTCACGCCGGTGCAACTCGACGGTCTGCGAATGCTGGTGACTCCATTTCCGCAGGAAGAATTCAATCCAACCGATGATCGGAAAACTCTCGAGCCCAGTTTGGGAGTGACCTGTTTCGATTGTCACGTGAACGGACATACGACGGCCCAGTTCCACTTGAATCCAGACACGCGGCCGCAAGAGCGCCGGATGCGACTCGATACGACTAGCTTGCGTGGCGTCTTTAATCAGCAGATTCACGGCTCGAAGCGCAGCTTGCGATCGATTGAAGATTTCACCGAGTTCGAACAACGGACTGCCTACTTCAATGGCGATCAATCGCATGCGGCGAAGAAGGGGATGAACATCATCGACCGCGTGCTGGTCAGCAACATGGCTCAAATGCAGAACATGCTCGATTTTCCACCGGCACCTAAGTTGGACGTGGCCACAGGGCGACTCAATCCCGACAAAGCCAGCGACGCCGAACTGCGGGGCGAAGCCATCTTCTTCGGCAAGGGAAAATGTGCGAGTTGCCACAGCGGAGCGTTCTATCTCGACGACAAGATGCACGACCTGCATCTGGAGCGGTTCATGTATGACGAACCAGGGGACGGTCCGATTAAGACCTTCACGCTGCGGGGCATCAAAGATAGTCCTCCCTACCTGCACGATGGTCGCTGCTTGACGCTGGAAGATACGGTCGAGTTCTTCAACATCGTGCTCGAACTCAAGCTGACCAAAGACGAGAAGGTCGATCTCGTAGCGTTCATGCGGGCGCTATAA